A stretch of the Arthrobacter stackebrandtii genome encodes the following:
- a CDS encoding YczE/YyaS/YitT family protein, which produces MHSFFTTQKLSVRLVRLFAGLALYGVAIALMIRGNIGASPWDVFAQGLSRSTGISFGLCTIIISGVVLLLWIPLRQRPGFGTIANALMVGAFADIGLAFIPQATGLGLQALSFAAGLFLLAFATALYIGAGLGPGPRDGLMTGLVRVTGRPVWLIRTAIELSVVVVGFFLGGVVGVGTAVFALGVGPLTQLTLRWLKVDLHAKGRRTTMVDLAAGRGPDLDGAAVAGAEPQSKAAPTA; this is translated from the coding sequence ATGCACTCGTTCTTCACCACCCAAAAGCTGTCCGTCCGGCTCGTCCGGCTCTTTGCCGGACTGGCCCTCTACGGCGTCGCCATCGCATTGATGATCCGCGGCAACATTGGTGCCTCACCGTGGGATGTCTTTGCCCAGGGCCTCTCGCGCAGCACCGGCATCTCCTTTGGGCTGTGCACCATCATCATCAGCGGCGTCGTGCTGCTGTTGTGGATTCCGCTGAGGCAGCGCCCCGGGTTTGGCACGATCGCCAACGCCCTCATGGTGGGCGCCTTTGCCGACATCGGATTGGCCTTCATCCCACAGGCCACCGGCCTGGGCCTGCAGGCACTGTCCTTTGCAGCCGGACTGTTCCTTCTGGCCTTCGCCACGGCGCTCTATATTGGAGCGGGACTTGGCCCCGGCCCGCGCGACGGACTGATGACCGGCCTGGTCCGGGTCACCGGCCGTCCCGTCTGGCTCATTCGCACGGCCATTGAACTGTCGGTCGTGGTGGTGGGATTTTTCCTCGGCGGCGTGGTGGGGGTCGGAACAGCTGTGTTTGCCCTGGGTGTCGGCCCGCTGACCCAGCTCACGCTGCGGTGGCTGAAGGTGGACCTGCATGCCAAGGGCCGGCGCACCACCATGGTTGACCTTGCTGCCGGGCGCGGGCCGGACCTGGACGGTGCGGCCGTGGCCGGTGCCGAGCCTCAGTCAAAGGCTGCGCCCACCGCCTGA
- a CDS encoding aconitate hydratase, giving the protein MSSNSFNARSELAVDGERYEIYRLDAVPGSGRLPYSLKVLLENLLRNEDGRLVTADQVRAVGEWDPAAEASKEIQYTPARVLMQDFTGVPCVVDLVAMRDAMADLGGDPTKINPLIPGELVIDHSVIADVFDRPDAPRRNSELEFHRNKERYELLRWAQQSFADFLVVPPDTGICHQVNLEYLSRVVFTSERDGVKQAYPDTLVGTDSHTPMVNGLGVLGWGVGGIEAEAAMLGQPMSMLVPQVVGFKLTGELPEGTTATDLVLTVAELLRKTRVVGKFVDFFGPGVANVPLANRATLGNMSPEYGSTCAIFPIDAETLDYMRLTGRSEHQISLVEAYAKEQGIWHDPLHTPDYSQIVELDLSTVESSIAGPKRPQDRIPLRSASRAVRGLLAGEPQEVAVLAGGLDDAGDESFPASDPVAISTRIPRDEPPHEVGDSEGDGLDWPSDPASFILDGQQLTLDHGDIVIAAITSCTNTSNPSVMIGAGLLAKKAVELGLDRKPWVKTTLAPGSRVVTDYLDRAGLTPYLDKIGFGLVGYGCTTCIGNSGPLIPEVSDAVTEKDLNVSAVLSGNRNFEGRIHPEVKMNFLASPPLVIAYALAGSMHVDLLRDPLGTSAAGEPVFLKDIWPTTAEIKEVVGANLAAHMFTDGYADVYHGDENWRGMDVPEGDMFAWSNDSTYVRKPPYFEGMQREPAPVEDIVGARVLALLGDSVTTDHISPAGNIRASSPAGLYLQANGVARADFNSYGSRRGNHNVMIRGTFANIRLRNQLVPGTEGGFTRRSAGGPVETIFDASNTYLDAGTPLVVIAGTDYGSGSSRDWAAKGTMLLGVKAVIATSFERIHRSNLIGMGVLPLQFKDGDTAGTLGLTGFETYSVLGLAGADPLPREVTVRVADDDGSTRDIVTTLRIDTPAEEAYYAHGGILQYVLRQLLEN; this is encoded by the coding sequence ATGTCTTCCAACAGTTTCAATGCACGCAGTGAACTTGCCGTTGACGGCGAGCGCTATGAGATCTACCGGCTGGATGCGGTGCCCGGCTCGGGGCGGCTGCCGTACAGCCTGAAGGTCCTACTGGAGAACCTGCTGCGCAACGAGGACGGGCGCCTCGTCACGGCGGACCAGGTCCGGGCCGTGGGGGAGTGGGATCCTGCGGCGGAGGCCAGCAAGGAGATCCAGTACACCCCGGCGCGCGTGCTGATGCAGGACTTCACCGGTGTCCCCTGCGTGGTTGACCTGGTGGCGATGCGCGACGCCATGGCGGATTTGGGCGGGGACCCCACCAAGATCAACCCGCTCATTCCCGGCGAGCTGGTCATTGACCACTCCGTCATTGCCGACGTCTTTGACCGGCCGGACGCCCCGCGCCGCAACTCCGAGCTGGAATTCCATCGCAACAAGGAGCGGTACGAACTGCTGCGGTGGGCCCAGCAGTCGTTCGCGGATTTCCTTGTGGTCCCGCCGGACACGGGCATCTGCCACCAGGTCAATCTTGAGTACCTCTCCCGGGTGGTGTTCACCAGTGAGCGCGACGGCGTGAAGCAGGCCTACCCTGACACTCTCGTGGGTACGGACTCGCACACGCCGATGGTGAACGGCCTGGGCGTTCTGGGCTGGGGTGTGGGCGGCATTGAGGCCGAGGCCGCCATGCTGGGCCAGCCCATGAGCATGCTGGTGCCGCAGGTGGTGGGCTTCAAGCTCACCGGCGAGCTGCCCGAGGGCACCACTGCCACCGACCTGGTCCTGACAGTGGCAGAGCTGCTGCGCAAGACACGGGTGGTGGGGAAGTTCGTGGACTTCTTCGGCCCAGGCGTGGCCAACGTGCCCCTGGCCAACCGCGCCACCCTGGGCAACATGAGCCCCGAGTACGGCTCCACCTGCGCCATCTTCCCGATCGACGCCGAGACCCTCGACTACATGCGGCTCACCGGCCGCTCCGAACACCAGATCTCCCTGGTGGAGGCTTATGCGAAGGAGCAGGGCATCTGGCACGACCCGCTCCACACCCCCGACTACAGCCAGATCGTTGAGCTCGACCTGTCCACCGTGGAAAGCTCCATTGCCGGGCCCAAGCGGCCCCAGGACAGGATCCCGCTGCGCAGCGCCTCCCGAGCCGTCCGCGGCCTGCTCGCCGGGGAGCCGCAGGAGGTGGCCGTGCTGGCCGGCGGGCTGGATGACGCAGGGGACGAATCCTTCCCGGCCAGCGACCCCGTGGCCATCAGCACCCGCATCCCGCGTGACGAGCCGCCGCACGAGGTGGGGGACAGCGAAGGCGACGGGCTCGACTGGCCCAGCGATCCGGCGTCGTTCATCCTTGATGGCCAACAGCTCACCCTGGACCACGGTGACATTGTCATCGCCGCCATCACCTCCTGCACCAACACCTCCAACCCGTCGGTCATGATCGGGGCGGGGTTGCTGGCCAAGAAGGCAGTGGAGCTGGGCCTGGACCGCAAGCCGTGGGTCAAGACCACCCTGGCGCCGGGCTCGCGCGTGGTCACCGACTACCTGGACCGGGCCGGGCTCACGCCGTACCTGGACAAGATCGGCTTCGGGCTGGTGGGCTACGGCTGCACCACGTGCATCGGCAACTCCGGCCCGCTCATCCCCGAGGTCAGCGACGCCGTCACTGAGAAAGACCTCAACGTCTCGGCCGTGCTTTCCGGCAACCGCAACTTCGAGGGCCGCATCCACCCCGAGGTCAAGATGAACTTCCTGGCGTCGCCGCCGCTGGTCATCGCCTACGCCCTCGCAGGATCGATGCATGTGGACCTGCTGCGCGACCCGCTGGGTACCTCCGCCGCCGGGGAGCCGGTGTTCCTGAAGGACATCTGGCCCACGACGGCGGAGATCAAGGAGGTGGTGGGCGCCAACCTTGCGGCGCACATGTTCACGGACGGCTACGCGGATGTCTACCACGGCGATGAGAACTGGCGCGGCATGGATGTGCCCGAGGGCGACATGTTCGCCTGGTCGAACGACTCCACCTACGTGCGCAAGCCGCCATATTTTGAGGGCATGCAGCGGGAGCCGGCCCCCGTGGAAGACATCGTGGGTGCCCGTGTTTTGGCGCTGCTGGGCGACTCCGTCACGACCGACCACATCTCCCCGGCAGGCAACATCCGTGCATCCTCGCCGGCTGGGCTGTACCTGCAGGCGAACGGTGTGGCCCGGGCCGATTTCAACTCCTACGGCTCCCGCCGCGGCAACCACAACGTCATGATCCGCGGCACATTCGCCAACATCCGGCTGCGCAACCAGCTGGTGCCCGGCACCGAGGGCGGCTTCACCCGGCGGTCCGCGGGCGGGCCGGTGGAGACCATCTTCGACGCCTCCAACACCTACCTCGATGCGGGCACGCCGCTGGTGGTCATCGCCGGCACCGACTACGGCTCGGGCTCCTCGCGCGACTGGGCGGCCAAGGGCACCATGCTCCTGGGCGTCAAGGCCGTCATCGCGACGTCGTTTGAGCGCATCCACCGCTCCAACCTGATCGGCATGGGCGTGCTGCCCCTCCAGTTCAAGGACGGCGACACGGCGGGGACCCTGGGCCTGACAGGCTTTGAAACGTACTCCGTACTGGGCCTGGCCGGGGCGGATCCGCTGCCCCGCGAGGTCACCGTGAGGGTGGCCGACGACGACGGCAGCACGCGGGACATCGTGACGACGCTGCGGATCGACACCCCCGCCGAGGAGGCCTACTACGCGCACGGCGGCATCCTGCAGTACGTGCTGCGGCAACTTCTGGAGAACTGA
- a CDS encoding GNAT family N-acetyltransferase: protein MTDAINTERLALRPWNDSDVDFVYDLYSRWVVQRFIGNEPAVMESRSEAVDRLERFKALDHPVHGIWAVTRKEDGLPVGTLLLKPIPASGEEPLEPSSDVEIGWHFHPDHWGNGFASEAATAVLEHAFAGGLPQVVAVTNPANEASQSVCRRLGMEHRGLSKKYYNAQCELFVIGNPALAAD, encoded by the coding sequence ATGACTGACGCAATTAACACAGAACGCCTTGCCCTGCGCCCGTGGAACGACTCAGACGTCGACTTTGTCTATGACTTGTACTCCCGGTGGGTGGTGCAACGCTTCATCGGCAACGAGCCGGCAGTTATGGAAAGCCGCTCCGAAGCCGTGGACCGGCTGGAGCGATTCAAGGCCCTTGACCACCCCGTCCACGGCATCTGGGCCGTGACCCGCAAGGAAGACGGACTGCCTGTGGGCACACTCCTGCTCAAGCCCATCCCCGCCTCCGGCGAGGAACCGCTGGAACCCTCGTCCGACGTCGAAATTGGCTGGCATTTCCACCCCGACCACTGGGGGAACGGCTTTGCCTCGGAGGCGGCGACTGCCGTGCTCGAGCATGCCTTTGCCGGCGGCCTGCCGCAGGTGGTGGCCGTGACCAACCCGGCGAACGAGGCCTCGCAGAGCGTGTGCCGGCGCCTTGGCATGGAGCACCGGGGGTTGTCCAAGAAGTACTACAACGCCCAGTGCGAGCTGTTTGTGATCGGCAATCCGGCGCTGGCAGCCGACTAG
- a CDS encoding putative RNA methyltransferase, whose translation MDTAALNTLLCPICGLDFSTRGGHSVSCANSHSFDIARQGYLNLLTGHGTKFVPDTAAMVAARDAFLDAGHYRPLADGLVDTVGPLLSDSAASSNTGSGTPEPALPVVVDAGTGTGWYLHQLLAGLDRDGRPAPAAVGLDISKFALRRAARRNPGAVNVVWDLWRELPLGAGTADVVLVIFAPRNSAEFARILKPGGHLVVVTPMPGHLAEIADAAGLLGIQEDKEAALGESFGAEFDLVNSRELAVPLQLAPADVGNVSLMGPAGHHLDAVALGDRLAGLPALTEATAAFRISVFEVAAARA comes from the coding sequence ATGGACACTGCCGCATTGAACACCCTGCTCTGCCCGATCTGCGGCCTCGACTTTTCCACCCGTGGCGGCCACTCGGTGTCCTGCGCCAACAGCCACAGCTTTGACATTGCCCGGCAGGGGTACCTGAACCTGCTGACGGGCCACGGCACCAAGTTCGTTCCGGACACCGCCGCCATGGTGGCCGCCCGCGACGCCTTCCTCGACGCCGGGCACTACCGTCCGCTGGCAGACGGTCTCGTCGACACCGTGGGCCCGTTGCTCTCCGACTCCGCCGCCTCGTCCAATACCGGATCCGGCACCCCGGAACCTGCCCTGCCCGTCGTGGTTGACGCCGGCACCGGAACCGGCTGGTACCTGCATCAGCTGCTGGCCGGACTGGACCGGGACGGGCGGCCCGCACCCGCAGCCGTGGGGCTGGACATCTCCAAGTTCGCGCTGCGCCGTGCCGCCCGCCGCAACCCCGGCGCCGTGAACGTGGTCTGGGACCTGTGGCGGGAGCTGCCGCTGGGTGCAGGGACGGCCGACGTCGTGCTGGTCATCTTCGCACCCCGCAACAGCGCAGAGTTTGCCCGCATACTCAAGCCCGGCGGACATCTCGTGGTGGTCACGCCCATGCCCGGGCACCTCGCGGAGATTGCCGATGCCGCCGGGCTGCTCGGCATCCAGGAGGACAAGGAGGCGGCGCTGGGAGAATCCTTCGGGGCCGAGTTTGACCTGGTCAACAGCCGTGAACTGGCCGTGCCGCTGCAACTGGCCCCGGCCGACGTCGGCAATGTGTCCCTCATGGGTCCGGCCGGCCACCACTTGGACGCCGTGGCGCTTGGCGACCGGCTCGCCGGACTGCCCGCCTTGACGGAGGCGACGGCGGCCTTCCGCATCTCTGTCTTCGAGGTGGCTGCCGCCCGAGCCTAG
- a CDS encoding phosphotransferase, translating to MNSVQRDGESVLRNAGPWTPTVHRYLQYLRRAGIDWIPQALGEDAGRERLSFVPGEVPMYPLPDWVWHDSVLAEGARKLRRLHDASIGFGTDGAVWQSPAKVPAEVICHNDFAPHNLAFHDGRMTGAIDFDMCSPGPRLWDLAYFATRAVPLTRDTPSNAPAMDRARERVQLILDAYGSDAGWDDVLRVAIIRLWDLAEFSRAKAVELGKPELDADADMYERDAEFLASERDLSP from the coding sequence ATGAATTCAGTGCAGCGTGATGGCGAATCCGTCCTGCGCAACGCGGGACCGTGGACGCCGACCGTGCACCGTTACCTGCAGTACCTGCGGCGGGCCGGCATCGACTGGATTCCGCAGGCGCTGGGTGAGGACGCCGGGAGGGAGCGGCTCAGCTTCGTGCCGGGCGAGGTGCCGATGTACCCGCTGCCGGACTGGGTGTGGCATGACAGCGTCCTAGCCGAAGGCGCCCGCAAGCTGCGCCGGCTCCACGATGCAAGCATCGGCTTCGGCACGGACGGTGCGGTTTGGCAGTCCCCGGCGAAGGTCCCTGCCGAGGTCATCTGCCACAACGATTTTGCACCCCACAACCTCGCCTTCCACGACGGGCGCATGACAGGCGCCATCGACTTTGACATGTGTTCGCCAGGCCCGCGGCTGTGGGACCTGGCGTACTTCGCCACGCGCGCCGTGCCGCTGACCCGGGACACGCCGTCGAACGCGCCGGCAATGGACCGGGCCCGGGAACGTGTGCAGCTGATCCTCGATGCCTACGGGTCCGACGCCGGCTGGGACGACGTGCTGCGCGTTGCCATCATCCGGCTGTGGGACCTGGCCGAATTTTCGCGGGCGAAGGCCGTTGAACTCGGCAAGCCTGAGCTGGACGCCGACGCTGACATGTACGAAAGGGACGCCGAATTTCTGGCTTCCGAGCGGGATCTCTCACCCTAA
- a CDS encoding peptide deformylase, whose translation MTEPSSFGHAIDAAYLRAAVDAVLSPCEPGSGRLPAIVQAGHPVLRARALPFTGQLTPDELARLIEIMTDTMRAAPGVGLAAPQIGIPLQLAVLEDTFEVSAENAAARAREPLELFTIINPSYTPLGTEPASHYEGCLSMSGWQAVVDRASSVELKYDDEHGTAQTATFSGWQARIVQHETDHLFGTLYIDKAHTRSLCANAEYARYWANPDIAAAKAGLNF comes from the coding sequence ATGACTGAGCCCTCATCATTTGGGCACGCCATCGACGCCGCGTACCTGCGCGCCGCCGTCGACGCCGTGCTGTCCCCCTGTGAGCCGGGTTCCGGGCGGCTGCCGGCCATTGTGCAGGCCGGCCACCCCGTGCTGCGCGCCCGCGCCCTGCCGTTCACCGGCCAGCTCACCCCGGACGAACTTGCCCGGCTCATCGAGATCATGACGGACACCATGCGCGCGGCCCCCGGCGTGGGCCTGGCCGCCCCGCAGATCGGCATCCCGCTCCAGCTCGCCGTGCTCGAGGACACGTTCGAGGTCTCCGCCGAGAACGCCGCCGCCCGCGCACGCGAACCCCTCGAACTGTTCACCATCATCAACCCTAGCTACACCCCGCTCGGCACCGAACCGGCCTCCCACTACGAGGGCTGCCTGTCCATGTCGGGCTGGCAGGCCGTCGTGGACCGCGCCTCCTCCGTCGAGTTGAAGTACGACGACGAGCACGGCACCGCGCAGACCGCCACCTTCTCGGGGTGGCAGGCAAGAATCGTCCAGCACGAAACCGACCACCTCTTCGGCACGCTGTACATTGACAAGGCGCACACGCGCTCGCTCTGCGCCAACGCCGAGTACGCCCGGTACTGGGCCAATCCCGACATCGCGGCGGCCAAGGCCGGGCTCAACTTCTAG
- a CDS encoding PLP-dependent aminotransferase family protein, protein MNTFVTGRRLARELGEWRSNGPAYKALAERIRVLLLDGRLASGARLPAERELSQALELSRTTVAAAYSKLRDDGFLDSVRGSGSTLRLPGRERGEHALHPGLPLDFTKATAPAYPGLHAAYAAAVEELPAYLSHDGFDLVGLPDLREAIAQHYRDRGLPTSADQVMVTVGAQHALNLVTRTLYSPGERVLVEQPSYPHALDTFSSVGARVLAFPVRQDTGWDLPEALLQIRRAAPSLAFLMPDFHNPTGMSMPIHEREYLAAAAAREGTVLVVDETTAHLDIDRGAMPPMAAFNPNILTLGSLGKVAWGGLRIGWVRGPREVVAQLLRNRPAVDLGTPLLEQLVAVHLFRDWPTMAASRSAELRRGRDTAVELLRERLPQWQLQVPDGGLNLWINTETVSSSALALAARTHGLGLVPGPRFGIDGAFERYLRLPFCYAGEELRDAVDILAELAGEVGSDPLRMPLQAVI, encoded by the coding sequence ATGAACACTTTTGTCACCGGCAGGCGGCTGGCGCGGGAGCTCGGCGAATGGCGCAGCAACGGTCCCGCCTACAAGGCCCTGGCGGAACGCATCCGTGTGCTGCTGCTGGACGGGCGCCTGGCCAGCGGCGCAAGACTGCCGGCGGAACGCGAGCTCAGCCAGGCCCTGGAACTGAGCCGGACCACCGTTGCTGCCGCATACTCCAAGCTGCGCGACGACGGCTTCCTGGACAGTGTGCGCGGCTCCGGAAGCACACTGCGCCTTCCCGGACGGGAACGAGGGGAGCATGCCCTGCATCCGGGCCTGCCCCTGGACTTCACCAAGGCCACCGCACCGGCCTATCCCGGACTTCATGCGGCGTACGCCGCCGCCGTGGAGGAACTGCCGGCCTACCTCTCCCATGACGGCTTCGACCTGGTTGGGTTGCCCGATCTGCGCGAGGCGATCGCCCAGCACTACCGCGACAGGGGGCTGCCCACATCGGCAGACCAGGTCATGGTGACGGTCGGGGCCCAGCACGCATTGAACCTGGTCACGCGCACCCTATACTCCCCCGGTGAGCGGGTGCTGGTGGAGCAGCCCAGCTACCCCCACGCCCTTGACACCTTTTCCTCCGTGGGTGCACGGGTGCTGGCGTTCCCTGTCAGGCAGGACACCGGATGGGACCTGCCGGAGGCGCTGCTGCAAATCCGCCGGGCCGCCCCCAGCCTGGCGTTCCTGATGCCCGACTTCCACAACCCCACCGGCATGAGCATGCCAATCCACGAGCGCGAGTACCTCGCGGCAGCCGCCGCGCGTGAGGGGACGGTTCTGGTGGTCGATGAAACCACGGCCCACCTGGACATTGACCGGGGCGCAATGCCGCCCATGGCTGCATTCAACCCCAACATCCTCACCCTCGGCTCGCTCGGGAAGGTGGCCTGGGGCGGGCTGCGGATCGGCTGGGTGCGCGGACCCCGTGAGGTGGTGGCCCAGCTCCTGCGCAACCGTCCCGCCGTCGACCTTGGCACGCCCCTGCTGGAACAGTTGGTGGCAGTGCACCTCTTTCGGGACTGGCCCACCATGGCGGCCAGCCGCAGTGCCGAGCTGCGGCGCGGACGCGACACCGCCGTCGAACTGCTGCGGGAGCGGCTGCCCCAGTGGCAGCTCCAGGTGCCCGACGGCGGACTCAATTTGTGGATCAACACCGAGACGGTCTCAAGCTCGGCCCTCGCACTGGCTGCACGCACGCATGGGCTGGGGCTGGTCCCGGGGCCGCGCTTCGGCATCGACGGGGCATTTGAACGCTACCTGCGGCTGCCGTTTTGTTACGCCGGCGAGGAATTGCGCGACGCCGTGGACATTCTGGCCGAACTGGCCGGGGAGGTGGGTTCGGACCCGCTGCGCATGCCGCTGCAGGCCGTCATTTAG